A stretch of the Mycobacterium shigaense genome encodes the following:
- a CDS encoding metallopeptidase TldD-related protein: MIAPQHVVNIVLQEAAKLGRADETMVLVTDKVEATLRWAGNSMTTNGLAHSRSVTVISVVRKGSSAFIGTVVSAEVDPRVLPDLVAASQDAAHSAPEAGDAAPLLADTGAPADWDAPVPGTGPEVFADVAGSLSRGFGGGDRLYGFAHHSVSTTFLASSTGLRRRYTQPTGAVEINGKRGDASAWTGIGTPDFVGVPTDSMLDELSMRLDWAKRRVDLPAGRYETIMPPSTVADMMIYLAWTMAGRGAQEGRTAFSAPGGGTRVGERLTDLPLTLFSDPITPGLACAPFVAVSSSSETVSVFDNGMEISQVDWIRDGVINALAYPRAIAAKFDAKVAVAADNLAMTGGSAELADLIAGTERGLLLTTLWYIREVDPTTLLLTGLTRDGVYLIEDGEVTAAVNNFRFNESPLDLLRRATEAGVSEKTLPREWGDWATRAAMPSLRIPDFHMSSVSQAQ, encoded by the coding sequence ATGATCGCGCCGCAGCACGTCGTCAACATCGTCTTGCAGGAGGCGGCCAAGCTGGGCCGCGCCGACGAGACCATGGTGCTGGTCACCGACAAGGTCGAGGCCACGCTGCGCTGGGCCGGCAACTCGATGACCACCAACGGGCTCGCGCACAGCCGCAGCGTGACCGTGATCTCGGTAGTGCGCAAGGGCAGTAGCGCCTTCATCGGCACCGTCGTCTCGGCCGAGGTCGACCCGCGCGTGCTGCCTGACCTGGTGGCCGCATCCCAGGACGCGGCGCATTCCGCGCCCGAGGCCGGTGACGCGGCGCCGCTGCTCGCCGATACCGGTGCGCCCGCGGATTGGGACGCGCCGGTGCCCGGCACCGGGCCCGAGGTGTTCGCCGACGTCGCCGGCTCGCTGAGCCGCGGGTTCGGGGGCGGCGATCGCTTGTACGGCTTTGCGCACCATAGTGTTTCGACGACGTTCCTGGCGTCGTCGACGGGCCTGCGCCGCCGCTACACCCAGCCCACCGGGGCGGTCGAGATCAACGGCAAGCGTGGCGACGCCAGCGCCTGGACCGGCATTGGCACCCCCGATTTCGTCGGCGTGCCAACAGATTCGATGCTCGACGAGCTGTCGATGAGGTTGGATTGGGCCAAGCGCAGGGTCGACCTGCCGGCCGGGCGCTACGAGACGATCATGCCGCCATCGACCGTGGCCGACATGATGATCTACCTGGCCTGGACGATGGCCGGCCGCGGCGCGCAGGAGGGCCGCACCGCATTCTCGGCGCCCGGCGGCGGGACCCGGGTGGGGGAGCGGCTGACCGACCTGCCGCTGACGTTGTTCTCCGATCCGATAACGCCCGGGTTGGCGTGCGCGCCGTTCGTGGCGGTGAGTAGCTCCTCGGAGACCGTGTCGGTCTTCGACAACGGCATGGAGATCAGCCAGGTCGACTGGATCCGCGACGGGGTCATCAACGCGCTGGCGTACCCGCGGGCCATCGCCGCGAAGTTCGACGCCAAGGTCGCCGTGGCCGCCGACAACCTCGCGATGACGGGCGGGTCGGCGGAGCTGGCCGACCTGATCGCCGGCACCGAGCGCGGCCTGCTGCTGACCACGCTGTGGTACATCCGCGAGGTCGACCCCACCACGCTGCTGCTCACCGGGTTGACCCGGGACGGCGTTTACCTGATCGAGGACGGCGAGGTCACCGCGGCGGTCAACAACTTCCGCTTCAACGAGAGTCCGCTGGATCTGCTGCGACGCGCCACCGAGGCCGGTGTCAGCGAAAAGACGCTGCCCCGGGAATGGGGCGATTGGGCCACCCGCGCGGCGATGCCGTCGCTGCGGATACCGGATTTCCACATGTCCTCGGTGAGCCAGGCGCAATAG
- a CDS encoding TldD/PmbA family protein, with translation MTPNRGIDADFLGLPRHELADAALSAATAAGASYADLRVHRLNTEVVQLRDGELETSVVSREVGLAVRVIVDGTWGFASHAELAPAVAAETARRAVHVATTLAALNTERVELAAEPVYADATWVSNYRIDPFDIPGTEKIAVLEEYSGRLLSADGVDHVSAGLTAVKEQTFYADTFGSSITQQRVRVMPSLEAVTVDAAAGSFDSMRTLVPPMGRGWEVLAGDEVWNWTDELAQLPSLLAEKVKSPSVTAGPTDLVIDPTNLWLTIHESIGHATEYDRAIGYEAAYAGTSFVTPDKLGTMRYGSPIMNVTADRTVEFGLASVGYDDEGVAAQSWDLVRDGIFVGYQLDRVFAPRLGQERSNGCSYADSPHHVPIQRMANVSLQPSPDDLSTDDLIARVQDGIYIVGDKSWSIDMQRYNFQFTGQRFFRIRDGRLDGQLRDVAYQATTTDFWNSMEAVGGPSTWRLGGAFNCGKAQPGQIAAVSHGCPSALFRGVNVLNTRSEGGR, from the coding sequence GTGACACCGAATCGGGGGATCGATGCCGACTTCTTGGGGCTGCCCCGCCATGAACTGGCCGACGCCGCGCTATCGGCGGCCACCGCCGCGGGCGCCAGCTACGCCGACCTGCGAGTTCATCGCCTCAACACCGAGGTCGTCCAGCTGCGCGACGGGGAACTGGAGACCTCGGTCGTCAGCCGCGAGGTCGGGCTGGCGGTGCGGGTCATCGTCGACGGCACCTGGGGGTTTGCCTCGCACGCCGAGCTCGCGCCCGCGGTGGCGGCCGAAACGGCGCGCCGCGCGGTGCATGTGGCGACCACCCTGGCGGCGCTGAACACCGAGCGCGTCGAGCTGGCCGCCGAGCCCGTATATGCCGACGCGACCTGGGTGTCGAACTACCGGATCGATCCGTTCGACATCCCCGGGACCGAGAAGATCGCCGTGCTCGAGGAGTACTCCGGGCGGCTGCTCAGCGCCGACGGCGTCGACCACGTGTCGGCCGGTCTGACGGCGGTCAAGGAGCAGACGTTCTACGCCGACACCTTCGGCTCCTCGATCACCCAGCAGCGGGTGCGGGTGATGCCGTCGCTCGAGGCGGTCACTGTCGACGCCGCCGCGGGCAGCTTCGATTCCATGCGCACGCTGGTGCCGCCGATGGGCCGGGGCTGGGAGGTGCTGGCCGGCGACGAGGTGTGGAACTGGACCGATGAGCTCGCGCAGCTGCCGTCGCTGCTGGCCGAGAAGGTCAAGTCGCCCAGCGTGACGGCGGGGCCGACGGACCTGGTGATCGACCCGACCAACCTGTGGCTGACCATTCACGAATCCATAGGTCATGCAACCGAATACGACCGCGCTATCGGCTACGAGGCCGCGTATGCCGGGACGTCGTTCGTGACGCCGGACAAGCTCGGCACCATGCGCTACGGGTCGCCGATCATGAACGTGACCGCCGATCGCACCGTCGAATTCGGTTTGGCCAGCGTCGGTTACGACGACGAGGGCGTGGCGGCGCAAAGCTGGGATCTGGTGCGCGACGGCATCTTCGTCGGCTATCAGCTTGACCGGGTGTTCGCGCCACGGCTGGGGCAGGAGCGCTCCAACGGCTGCTCGTATGCCGATTCGCCGCATCACGTGCCGATCCAGCGGATGGCCAACGTGTCGCTGCAGCCCAGCCCCGACGACCTCAGCACCGACGACCTGATCGCGCGGGTGCAGGACGGCATCTACATCGTCGGCGACAAATCCTGGTCAATCGACATGCAGCGGTACAACTTTCAATTCACCGGGCAACGCTTCTTCCGCATCCGCGACGGGCGCCTCGACGGTCAGCTGCGCGACGTGGCGTATCAGGCCACCACGACCGACTTCTGGAATTCCATGGAAGCCGTTGGCGGACCGTCGACGTGGCGGCTGGGCGGCGCGTTCAACTGCGGCAAGGCCCAGCCCGGGCAGATCGCCGCGGTCAGCCATGGGTGCCCGTCGGCGTTGTTTCGCGGCGTCAATGTGCTCAACACGCGCAGCGAGGGCGGCCGATGA
- a CDS encoding carbohydrate ABC transporter permease, with product MAGADPRKQPRSAVLGYALLAPSLFGVVAFLLLPILVVLWLSLYRWDLLGPLHYVGLTNWRSVLTDAGFGESLIVTAIFVAIVVPAQTVLGLMAAMMLARLLPGTGFFRTVYVLPWVCAPLAIAVLWRWILAPTDGAVSALLGHSIEWLSEPSFALPLVSAVVVWANVGYVSLSFLAGLLAIPGDVHNAASTDGANSWQRFWRITLPMLRPTTFFVLVTGIVSTAQVFDTVYALTGGGPDNSTDLVAHRIYAEAFGSAAIGRAAVMAVALFVILIGVTIVQHLYFRRRISYDLT from the coding sequence ATGGCCGGCGCCGACCCGAGGAAGCAGCCTCGCTCCGCGGTACTGGGCTACGCCCTGCTGGCACCTAGCCTGTTCGGCGTCGTCGCCTTTCTGCTGCTGCCCATCCTGGTGGTGCTGTGGCTCAGCCTGTACCGGTGGGACCTGCTGGGGCCGCTGCACTATGTCGGCCTGACCAATTGGCGCTCGGTGCTGACCGACGCCGGATTCGGCGAATCGCTGATCGTGACCGCGATCTTCGTCGCGATCGTGGTGCCCGCCCAGACGGTGCTGGGACTGATGGCCGCGATGATGCTGGCCCGCCTGCTGCCCGGCACCGGTTTTTTTCGCACCGTCTACGTGCTGCCCTGGGTGTGCGCCCCGCTGGCGATCGCGGTGCTGTGGCGCTGGATCCTGGCGCCCACCGACGGCGCGGTGAGCGCGTTGCTCGGGCACAGCATCGAGTGGCTGTCGGAACCGAGCTTTGCGCTGCCCCTGGTGTCGGCCGTCGTGGTGTGGGCCAACGTCGGCTACGTCTCACTGTCCTTCCTCGCGGGCCTGCTCGCGATCCCCGGCGACGTCCACAACGCGGCGAGCACCGACGGCGCCAACTCCTGGCAGCGGTTCTGGCGGATCACCCTGCCGATGTTGCGCCCGACGACGTTTTTCGTGCTGGTGACCGGAATCGTGAGCACCGCACAAGTTTTCGACACCGTCTACGCGTTGACCGGCGGCGGGCCCGACAACAGCACCGATCTGGTGGCTCACCGCATCTACGCCGAGGCGTTCGGTTCGGCGGCCATCGGGCGGGCCGCGGTCATGGCGGTGGCGCTGTTCGTCATCCTGATCGGTGTCACCATCGTCCAGCATCTGTACTTCCGGCGGCGGATCAGCTATGACCTTACCTAG
- a CDS encoding carbohydrate ABC transporter permease: protein MTLPSRLGAAAIYTGLIAGALITLVPFALGLLTSLTSRRQFATGSPLQIPRPFTLSNYGDLSAAGFGRAALVTALMTAVILLGQLTFSVLAAYAFARLEFAGRDALFWVYIATLMVPGTVTVVPLYLMMAQMGLRNTFWALVLPFMFGSPYAIFLLREHFRLIPNDLINAAHLDGANTLDVITHVVVPSSRPVLAALTLITVVTQWNNFMWPLVITSGHKWRVLTVATADLQTRFNSQWTLVMAATTLAVVPLIALFIVFQRHIVASIVLTGIK from the coding sequence ATGACCTTACCTAGCCGGCTGGGGGCGGCAGCGATCTACACCGGCCTGATCGCCGGTGCGCTGATCACGTTGGTGCCCTTCGCACTTGGGCTGCTGACATCGCTGACCTCGCGGCGCCAGTTCGCGACGGGTTCGCCGCTGCAGATTCCGCGGCCCTTCACGCTGTCCAACTACGGCGACCTCTCGGCCGCCGGTTTCGGCCGCGCGGCGCTGGTGACCGCGTTGATGACGGCGGTGATACTGCTGGGTCAGCTGACCTTCTCGGTGCTGGCGGCCTACGCGTTCGCGCGCCTGGAGTTCGCCGGGCGCGACGCGCTGTTCTGGGTATACATCGCGACGCTGATGGTGCCGGGGACAGTCACCGTGGTGCCGCTGTATCTGATGATGGCCCAGATGGGCTTGCGCAACACGTTCTGGGCGCTGGTACTGCCGTTCATGTTCGGCTCCCCCTACGCAATCTTCTTGCTGCGTGAGCACTTTCGCCTGATCCCCAACGATCTGATCAACGCCGCACACCTCGACGGCGCCAACACCCTGGACGTGATCACCCACGTGGTCGTCCCGTCGAGTCGCCCGGTGCTGGCAGCCTTGACGCTGATCACCGTCGTCACGCAATGGAACAACTTCATGTGGCCGTTGGTCATCACCAGCGGCCACAAATGGCGAGTGCTGACGGTGGCGACGGCCGACCTGCAGACCCGATTCAACTCGCAGTGGACGCTGGTGATGGCGGCGACGACGCTGGCGGTCGTGCCGCTGATCGCACTGTTCATCGTCTTCCAGCGCCACATCGTGGCCTCGATCGTCCTGACGGGAATCAAGTGA
- a CDS encoding ABC transporter substrate-binding protein yields the protein MSRARSSTLAAGALVAVAMLLAALAVLLNYTGEAHGHKILVRVRLWAAPIAAAYEQSFQVFNRAHPDIEVHTNMVAYTNYFQTLRTDVAGDSADDIFWLSNAYLAAYADNGRLLNISNTVDPHERAGWDSAVVDQFTRRGALWGVPQLTDGGIAVYYNADLLAAAGIDPGQLNGMRWDPGADDTLRPLLAQLAVDASGNKADTAGFDPLRVRQWAYNAANDPQGIYLNYIGSAGGVFQRGDSFAFDNPGAIEAFSYLSGLINTDHVAPPASDTNDNGEFCLNQFLAGRMALFQSGTYSLSQIARDAGFHWGIAMLPAGPVGRVSVTNGIAIAGNSATKHPDAVRQVLAWMGTKEANEYVGRDGAAIPAVLSAQPVYFDYWAGRGVDVTPFFSVLNGPRIPAPGGAGFAAGNTALQSYFDDMFLGRGDVADTLRKAQAAANAAAHQ from the coding sequence ATGAGCAGGGCGCGGTCCTCGACGCTGGCGGCCGGCGCGCTCGTGGCCGTCGCCATGCTGTTGGCCGCGCTGGCGGTGCTGTTGAATTACACCGGCGAAGCGCACGGCCACAAGATCCTGGTGCGAGTGCGGCTGTGGGCCGCGCCGATCGCCGCGGCCTATGAGCAATCGTTCCAGGTGTTCAACCGCGCCCACCCGGACATCGAAGTGCACACCAACATGGTGGCTTACACGAACTACTTCCAGACCCTGCGCACCGATGTCGCCGGCGACAGCGCCGACGACATCTTCTGGCTGTCCAACGCCTATCTGGCCGCCTACGCAGACAACGGCCGATTGCTGAACATCAGCAACACCGTCGACCCCCACGAGCGCGCCGGCTGGGATTCGGCGGTGGTGGACCAGTTCACCCGCCGCGGCGCGCTGTGGGGCGTGCCGCAGCTGACCGACGGCGGAATCGCCGTGTACTACAACGCCGACCTGCTGGCCGCCGCCGGCATCGACCCCGGCCAGCTGAACGGCATGCGCTGGGACCCCGGCGCCGACGACACGCTGCGCCCGCTGCTGGCCCAGCTGGCCGTCGATGCGAGTGGAAACAAGGCAGACACAGCGGGTTTCGACCCGCTGCGGGTGCGCCAATGGGCCTACAACGCGGCGAACGACCCGCAAGGCATCTACCTCAACTACATCGGCTCGGCCGGCGGTGTGTTCCAGCGCGGCGACAGCTTCGCCTTCGACAACCCCGGGGCCATCGAGGCGTTCAGCTACCTGAGCGGTTTGATCAACACCGACCACGTCGCGCCGCCGGCATCGGACACCAACGACAACGGCGAGTTCTGCCTCAACCAATTCCTGGCCGGCAGGATGGCGCTCTTCCAGTCCGGCACCTACAGCCTGTCGCAGATCGCGCGCGACGCCGGCTTCCACTGGGGTATCGCGATGCTGCCCGCCGGGCCGGTGGGCCGCGTCAGCGTCACCAACGGCATTGCGATAGCTGGGAATTCGGCGACCAAGCACCCGGACGCCGTGCGTCAGGTGTTGGCCTGGATGGGTACCAAGGAGGCCAACGAATACGTGGGCCGCGACGGAGCGGCGATTCCCGCGGTGCTGTCGGCCCAGCCCGTCTACTTCGACTACTGGGCCGGCAGGGGCGTCGACGTCACGCCCTTCTTCTCGGTCCTAAACGGCCCGCGGATCCCAGCGCCCGGCGGGGCGGGCTTCGCGGCCGGAAACACCGCGCTGCAAAGCTATTTCGACGACATGTTCCTGGGCCGCGGCGACGTCGCCGACACGCTGCGCAAGGCGCAGGCCGCGGCCAACGCCGCGGCTCACCAGTAG
- a CDS encoding amino acid permease: MPATSFSLIQQMLRRRPVIGAPVAPGATSQLERGIGVFELTMLGVGSTIGTGIFFVLSEAVPEAGPGVIVSFLVAGIAAGLAAICYAELASAVPVSGSSYSYAYATLGEAVAMGVATCLLLEYGVATAAVAVGWSGYVNKLLDNLFGFHLPRALSAAPWGPNPGFVNLPAIILIGMCALLLVRGASESAKVNAIMVLIKLGVLATFAIIALTAFDAHQFKDFAPFGVAGIGTAAGTIFFSFIGLDAVSTAGDEVKDPQTTMPRALIAALVVITGFYVLVALAALGAQPWQDFAGQQDAGLATILDNVTHAGWASTILSAGAVISIFTVTLVTMYGQTRILFAMGRDGLLPSTFAKVSSRTMTPVHNTAIVAAAAALLAGFIPLDKLADMVSIGTLTAFIVVSIGVITLRVREPDLPRAFKVPGYPVTPVLSILVCGYILASLHWYTWIAFSGWVSLGLVFYFLWGRHHSALNDA, from the coding sequence TTGCCGGCCACTTCGTTCAGCCTGATTCAGCAAATGCTGCGGCGCCGCCCGGTGATCGGCGCGCCCGTCGCGCCTGGAGCCACATCTCAGCTGGAACGCGGCATCGGCGTCTTCGAGCTGACGATGCTCGGGGTCGGCTCGACGATCGGCACCGGTATCTTCTTCGTGCTGTCGGAGGCGGTCCCCGAGGCCGGCCCCGGGGTCATCGTCTCCTTCCTGGTCGCCGGCATCGCGGCGGGCCTGGCCGCCATCTGCTATGCCGAATTGGCTTCGGCCGTACCCGTTTCCGGCTCGTCGTATTCGTACGCCTATGCCACGCTGGGCGAGGCCGTCGCGATGGGTGTGGCGACCTGCCTGCTGCTGGAATACGGGGTGGCCACGGCCGCGGTCGCGGTGGGCTGGAGCGGCTACGTCAACAAACTGCTGGACAACCTGTTCGGGTTTCACCTGCCGCGAGCGCTGTCGGCCGCGCCGTGGGGCCCGAACCCGGGCTTTGTGAATCTGCCGGCGATCATCCTGATCGGGATGTGTGCGCTGTTGCTCGTCCGGGGTGCCAGCGAATCGGCGAAGGTCAACGCGATCATGGTGTTGATCAAGCTCGGTGTGCTGGCCACATTCGCGATCATCGCCCTGACGGCCTTCGATGCCCACCAGTTCAAGGACTTCGCCCCGTTCGGCGTCGCCGGCATCGGCACGGCCGCGGGCACCATCTTCTTCTCGTTCATCGGGCTGGATGCGGTGTCGACCGCCGGCGACGAGGTCAAGGATCCGCAGACGACCATGCCGCGCGCGCTGATCGCGGCGCTGGTGGTCATCACCGGGTTCTATGTGCTCGTGGCCCTCGCGGCGCTGGGCGCCCAGCCGTGGCAGGACTTCGCCGGACAACAGGACGCCGGGCTGGCCACCATCCTGGACAACGTCACGCACGCCGGCTGGGCCAGCACGATTCTGTCTGCGGGCGCGGTGATCTCGATCTTCACGGTCACGTTGGTGACGATGTACGGCCAAACCCGGATCCTGTTCGCGATGGGCCGCGACGGGCTGCTGCCCTCGACCTTCGCGAAGGTGAGCTCGCGCACCATGACCCCGGTGCACAACACGGCGATCGTCGCCGCCGCCGCGGCGCTGCTGGCTGGCTTCATCCCGCTCGACAAGCTCGCGGACATGGTGTCCATCGGCACGCTCACCGCGTTCATCGTCGTCTCGATCGGGGTGATCACCCTACGGGTGCGCGAGCCCGACCTGCCGCGCGCGTTCAAGGTGCCGGGTTATCCGGTGACACCGGTGCTTTCGATCCTGGTGTGCGGGTACATCCTGGCCAGCCTGCACTGGTACACCTGGATCGCGTTCAGCGGCTGGGTCTCGCTAGGGCTGGTCTTCTACTTCCTCTGGGGCCGCCACCACAGCGCGCTCAACGACGCCTGA
- the rocD gene encoding ornithine--oxo-acid transaminase, translated as MTILDARTSSGTDVAIALVEHYAAHNYSPLPVVAASAEGAWITDVDGRRYLDCLAAYSAVNFGHCHPEITATAHAQLDTVTLVSRAFHSDNLGSFCAALAGLCGKDMVLPMNSGAEAVESGLKIARKWGADVKGVAAGRANIIVADNNFHGRTISIVSFSSDPAARGGFGPFTPGFRSVPFGDAAALAQAIDDDTVALLLEPIQGEAGIIVPPDDYLPTVRTLCSEHNVLMIADEIQSGLARTGHTFACDRWGVVPDVYLLGKALGGGVIPLSAVVADRDILGVLHPGEHGSTFGGNPFAAAIGSTVVSMLARGEFQQRSAELGAHLHRRLRDLIGDGVVAVRGFGLWAGVDIDPSLATGKQMSLRLADRGVLVKDTHDSTLRFAPPLVITRQEIDWAVDQFADALREAA; from the coding sequence ATGACCATTCTCGATGCCCGGACTTCGAGCGGGACCGATGTCGCGATTGCGTTGGTGGAACATTATGCGGCACATAACTATTCGCCGCTGCCGGTAGTTGCCGCCAGCGCCGAGGGCGCGTGGATCACCGACGTCGACGGCCGGCGCTACCTGGACTGCCTGGCCGCCTATTCGGCGGTCAACTTCGGTCATTGCCACCCCGAGATCACCGCCACCGCCCACGCCCAGCTCGACACCGTCACGCTGGTCAGCCGCGCCTTCCACTCGGACAACCTCGGGTCGTTCTGCGCCGCGCTGGCGGGGCTGTGCGGCAAAGACATGGTGCTGCCGATGAACTCGGGCGCCGAGGCAGTGGAAAGCGGCCTCAAGATCGCGCGCAAATGGGGTGCGGACGTCAAGGGCGTGGCCGCGGGTCGCGCCAACATCATCGTGGCCGACAACAACTTTCACGGCCGCACGATCAGCATCGTCAGCTTCTCGTCGGATCCGGCGGCGCGCGGCGGGTTCGGCCCGTTCACACCGGGATTCCGCTCGGTGCCCTTCGGCGATGCCGCCGCGCTGGCTCAGGCGATCGACGACGACACCGTCGCGCTGCTGCTCGAGCCGATCCAGGGTGAGGCCGGCATCATCGTCCCACCCGACGATTACCTGCCGACGGTTCGTACGCTGTGCAGCGAGCACAACGTGCTGATGATCGCCGACGAGATCCAGTCCGGCCTGGCCCGCACCGGCCACACGTTCGCCTGCGACCGTTGGGGCGTCGTCCCCGACGTCTACCTGCTCGGCAAGGCGCTCGGCGGTGGGGTGATTCCGCTGTCGGCGGTGGTGGCGGACCGTGACATCCTCGGCGTGCTGCACCCCGGCGAGCACGGGTCCACGTTCGGCGGCAACCCGTTCGCCGCGGCGATCGGGTCGACAGTGGTCTCGATGCTGGCGCGTGGCGAATTCCAGCAGCGTTCAGCCGAATTGGGCGCGCATCTGCATCGGCGCCTGCGCGACCTGATTGGCGACGGCGTGGTGGCGGTCCGCGGGTTCGGTCTATGGGCTGGGGTGGACATCGACCCGAGTCTGGCGACCGGTAAGCAGATGAGCCTGCGCCTGGCCGACCGAGGGGTGTTGGTCAAGGACACTCACGATTCGACGCTGCGGTTCGCGCCGCCGCTGGTGATCACCCGGCAAGAAATCGACTGGGCCGTTGACCAGTTCGCCGACGCGCTGCGGGAGGCCGCATAA
- the ddaH gene encoding dimethylargininase, whose amino-acid sequence MTDYHVAEPAPVTAPTPAAWQNAAPSRRSRVARARRYAMTAPTYFAVEYAINPWMDVSAPVDVELALAQWETLRQTYLGLGHRVDLVEPVSGLPDMVYAANGGFVTRDVAIVARFRFPERAGESKGYADWMSSVGYQPVTTRHVNEGQGDLLMVGEKVLAGYGFRTDVRAHAEISAALRTPVVSLELVDPRFYHLDTALAVLDDDTIAFYPPAFSEAAQEQLHGLFPDAMVVGSADAYVLGLNVVSDGLHVVLPSAATGFGTQLREAGFEPVGVDLSELLKGGGSVKCCTLEVFL is encoded by the coding sequence ATGACGGATTACCATGTTGCCGAGCCGGCGCCGGTCACCGCGCCGACCCCCGCGGCATGGCAAAACGCCGCGCCATCCCGGCGGTCCAGGGTGGCCCGCGCACGCCGGTACGCCATGACCGCGCCGACCTACTTCGCGGTCGAGTACGCGATCAACCCGTGGATGGACGTCAGCGCGCCCGTCGACGTCGAACTGGCGCTCGCGCAGTGGGAGACCCTGCGCCAGACCTATCTGGGGCTGGGGCACCGGGTCGACCTGGTCGAGCCCGTGTCCGGGCTGCCCGACATGGTGTACGCCGCCAACGGCGGATTCGTCACGCGCGACGTCGCCATCGTCGCCCGGTTCCGCTTCCCCGAGCGTGCCGGCGAGTCGAAGGGCTACGCCGACTGGATGTCGTCGGTGGGCTATCAGCCGGTGACCACGCGTCACGTCAACGAGGGGCAGGGCGACCTGCTGATGGTCGGCGAAAAGGTGCTGGCCGGTTACGGGTTTCGCACTGACGTGCGGGCTCACGCGGAGATCTCCGCGGCGCTGCGCACGCCGGTGGTGTCCCTCGAGCTGGTCGATCCGCGTTTCTATCATCTCGATACGGCCTTGGCGGTACTTGACGACGACACGATCGCCTTCTACCCTCCGGCGTTCAGCGAGGCGGCCCAAGAGCAGCTGCACGGCCTCTTTCCGGACGCTATGGTGGTGGGCAGCGCCGACGCATACGTGCTGGGTCTCAACGTGGTGTCCGACGGATTGCATGTCGTGCTTCCTTCTGCGGCAACAGGTTTCGGCACTCAGCTGCGTGAAGCCGGTTTCGAGCCGGTCGGCGTCGATCTATCCGAGCTGCTCAAAGGCGGCGGTTCCGTGAAGTGCTGCACATTGGAGGTGTTTTTATGA
- a CDS encoding Lrp/AsnC family transcriptional regulator — protein MDRLDDTDERILTELTEHARATFAEIGEKVNLSAPAVKRRVDRLLDNGVIRGFTTVIDRNALGWNTEAYVQVYCHGTIAPDRLRAAWVDMPEVVSAATVTGTSDAILHVLARDMRHLESALERIRSSADIERSESIVVLSNLIDRMRT, from the coding sequence ATGGACCGTCTGGACGACACCGACGAGCGCATCCTGACCGAGTTGACCGAGCACGCCCGGGCCACGTTCGCCGAGATCGGCGAGAAGGTGAACTTGTCGGCGCCGGCGGTGAAACGTCGCGTGGATCGCCTGCTCGACAACGGCGTGATCCGCGGATTCACCACGGTGATCGACCGCAATGCGCTCGGCTGGAACACCGAGGCCTACGTCCAGGTGTACTGCCACGGCACGATCGCGCCCGACCGGCTGCGGGCGGCGTGGGTGGATATGCCCGAGGTGGTCAGCGCCGCGACGGTCACGGGTACATCGGACGCGATCCTGCACGTGCTGGCCCGCGACATGCGTCACCTCGAGTCGGCGCTGGAACGCATTCGGTCGAGCGCCGACATCGAGCGCAGCGAGAGCATCGTCGTGCTGTCCAACCTCATCGACCGGATGCGCACCTAA